The Lachnospiraceae bacterium KM106-2 nucleotide sequence TCGATAAAGAATTGACTAAAAAAATAGGCATTCATTTTTTCGGAATCATAGTATAATGCCATGCCAACTGGTGTGCTATCGGAATAAATTACATAAGCATTACTTCGATGATTTCTAAATGCATAGGCTCTAGCCAGCAGTTCCATATCGCTTGCTACAAATTTTTGCTGAGATTTGGATACTTTCAGCCCTAATTGCCAATTATCTGGAGTAACTTCTTCTAAATGGATCAAATTATCACCTCCCCTTAAAAGGAAATAAGATCAACTCTTCACAAAGGCAGAAAAGTTGATCTTATTACTATATTACAATTCCATTATCTTATCGTAATAGTCTTCAATCAATTCGTCTAATAAAGAATCATTTGCAGTTGGAAATGACTCTTTTAATTCTGCTTTGATTGCATCTACGATGTGTAAGTAATTTTCTTCTTTTGATACATCATCTTGATAGAATGCCTCTAATCGTTCTTTTGGCATATGTTTTGCAAGATAATCTTGTACATCGTTAGTCGTAGAATTTTCCAATCCAATTTCAGACTTAACTTCACCAGCTTGTTTTCTTGAATGGAAAGCAACATAGATAAATGCCACACTGGTTGCTAAGATAACACTGTGCTGTAACCAGTTGGAGAATAGATGAAAGATTCCGGCAATATTTAAGATATCAAAGATGATCATGAGGATTCCAAAGAATAAGAAGACTTGGAAGGTAGAATGTAAGTCTCTGTATTGATCCTCTTTTTTAACATAAGTAGTAGAAGAGCTGTTGATCAGTTTTTGGTATTGTTCTTGTTGATCTTCGTATGAATTAGTTGTTTCCTCTGTTGTCATCTCTTGTTCAGAGTCCTCTAATTGGTCAACTAATGTAGCCCCACATTCTGCACATGTTTCTATTCCTTTACGATATTCCATTTTACAATTTGGACACCATGGCATGAAGAATCCCTCCCTTAAATTCATATAAAATCAGGCTGCCTGCAAATAGACAGCCTGAGTATTTTCGTTTTTTATTGTACTTTGAATAAGTGATATGATTTTTTACCTTTTTTAACAAGAAGAGCACCATCTGCATTGAAATCATTTGGTGTGAATGTCTTATCAAATTCAGTAACTTTTACATCGTTAACACTTACGCCACCTTGTTGGATCGTTCTTCTAGCATCAGAACGAGAAGAACACATTTTAGAATCAACAAGAAGAGTGATTAAATCGATACCTGCATCGAATTGATCTTTGGTATAAGAAGTAGTAGGCATATCCTCTGTCTTCATATTTCCACCGAATAAAGCTTTTGCAGCTTCCTGTGCTTTTTTTGCTTCTTCTTCACCATGAACGATCTTTGTTACTTCATAAGCTAACACTTCTTTTGCATGGTTGATTTCAGAACCTTCAAGAGCACCAAGACGACGAACTTCGTCCATTGGTAAGAAAGTAAGAAGACCAAGACATTCTTCGACTTTACAATCTTCAACATTTCTCCAGTATTGATAGAACTCATAAGGAGAAGTCTTCTCTGGATTTAACCAAAGAGCACCCTTCATAGTTTTACCCATCTTAATACCTTCGCTAGTAGTAAGAAGTTTGAATGTTAAACCGTAAGCAGGTTTTTGTTCTTTACGACGGATAAGATCAACACCACCTAAGATGTTAGACCATTGATCGTTTCCACCAAGTTCCATAGTACAACCATATAATTTATTTAATTTCCAGAAGTCATAAGACTGCATTAACATATAGTTGAATTCGAAGAATGTAAGACCACGTTCCATTCTTTGTTTGTAACATTCAGCAGTAAGCATTTTATTTACGGAAAAATGAACACCGATTTCACGAAGGAATTCTACATAATTTAAATCAAGTAACCAATCTGCATTGTTTGCGATGATTGCGTTATCATTGTCAAAATCGATGAAACGAGATAATTGTTCTTTAAAGCATTGAGCGTTATGATCAATTGTCTCTCTTGTTAACATATTTCTCATATCAGACTTACCAGTTGGATCACCAATCATAGTAGTTCCACCGCCAAGTAATGCGATAGGACGATGACCTGCTCTTTGCATATGCATCATTGCCATGATTGTAAGGAAGTGACCAGCAGTTAAGCTGTCAGCAGTTGCATCAAATCCTATATAAAAGGTAACTTTTTCATTACCTAATGCTTCACGAATTTCTTTTTCATGTGTTGTTTGTTCAATAAAACCACGTTCTAGTAGTATGTCATAAACATTTGTAGACATATTTTTGTAACCTCCTCTGTATGGTACGGCACGTATTTTTATGCCATATTCTCTAGTAATCGTACCATAAGAAAGCCCATAATTCAAGCCTTTAACGCAATGAATATTGGAAATTGTACCCGCATATAAATGGACTAGACAAGTTGTACGAAAGGGAGAAGATTGATATGGAAAAAGAAGAAGAGTATACGAAAGTTCATTCCAGGGCGGAATTGATCCGTCTAGCAAGGGAGAGCTGTATTCAAACTTATAGTAAAAAGCAGCCAAAAACGAATTATGTCGAGTTAGAACAGATTTTTGAGGAGAAAGAGATGCCGAAGCAACCATCGGAACCAATTCCTAAGGAACCGATCATAACCAACATGGAACAAGAACAGAATGAGCCGTCTTTGATGGAAATGGAAGAACAGGCGAAAGTACCGATCTTTTCAAAAGAGCCGATCGAAAAGCAGCCGTTTGAAGTAGGGGAGTTTCTCAATGAAGATGAGATCAAGCAGGCAGAAACGGTCTCACCTCATACGAGAAGTTTTGGACTACGTGTCGTTGTAGCTGTGTTACTTGTCATTATCATCATCGGAACAGATAAGACAAAGCCAAATAATCCGAAGATAACTTCTGTGAAAAAATCGATCACGGAAAATACGACAGTGAACCAATTAGAAGAGGGGATGACGACATTTGCAAGGGAGAAGATCCTCCCTCTATTTGGAAGCAGCAAATAGCCATTTTTTATGACTAGACGAATTTGTATAAATTATGGTATACTTGACAAGTATATGAATAACAAAAATAGTGTATTCAGGCGAGTTTGCAGACAGTAGTATCGTTTGCAAACTCTTTTGAGGTACATTAAAGATAAAAGAAAGAGGTTATTATGCGAAAATTAGCACTCTCAGATGAGATATTATTAACCGTGGAAAAACCGGCCAGATATATCGGTAACGAAGTCAACATGGTCAAAAAAGACTTATCTAACATCGATATCCGTTTCTGTATGTGTTTCCCAGATGTATACGAAATCGGTATGTCACACCTTGGCATCCAGATATTATATGATATGTTCAACCGTAGAGAAGATACGTATTGTGAACGTGTTTACTCTCCTTGGACAGATTTAGACAAGATCATGCGTGAACAAAATATTCCTTTGTTTGCATTAGAATCACAAGATCCGATCAAGGAATTTGATTTCTTAGGAATCACACTTCAATATGAAATGTGTTATACCAACATTCTTCAAGTATTAGAGTTATCTCAAATTCCAATCATGACGGAAGATCGTACATGGGATCATCCAATCGTGATCGGTGGAGGTCCTTGTGCTTATAATCCAGAACCACTTGCTCCATTCTTCGATATTTTCTATATCGGTGAAGGGGAAACGGTTTATGATCAATTATTAGATGTTTATAAGGAATCACGTAAAAATGGAGAAAGCAGAACAGAATTTCTTCAGAAGGCTGCCAACATCGAAGGACTTTATGTTCCTATATTTTATGATGTGACTTATAACGAAGATGGTACGATCAAAGAATTCAAACCAAATCGTGATGATGTTCCTGCTGTGATCAAGAAACAGGTTGAGATGCATCTTAGCGAAACAACGTATCCAGACAAGCCATTAGTTCCATTTATCAAGGTTACTCAGGATCGTGTGGTTCTTGAGATTCAACGTGGATGTATCCGTGGATGCCGTTTCTGTCAGGCTGGTATGTTATACCGTCCAAACAGAGAACGTCGTGTAGACTTCTTAAAAGATCTTGCTTATAAGATGCTTAAGAACACAGGACATGAAGAAATCTCTTTAAGTTCCTTAAGTTCTTCCGATTATTCCGATTTACAAGAGTTGATCTACTTCTTAATTGATGAGTTCCGTTCGAAAGGAGTTAATATCTCCTTACCATCATTACGTATCGATGCCTTTGCACTTGATGTAATGAGTAAAGTACAAGACGTAAAGAAATCTTCATTAACATTTGCACCAGAAGCTGGTTCTCAGCGTCTACGTAATGTTATTAAGAAAGGTTTAACCGAAGAGCAGATTTTAACCGGTGCCAGAGATGCCTTCCTTGGCGGATGGAACAAAGTTAAATTATACTTTATGCTTGGGCTTCCAACGGAAACAGAAGAAGATATTGAAGGAATTGCGACTCTTTCTGATAAGATCGCTCGTGAATATTATGATGCGATTCCAAAAGAGAACCGTAAAGGACGTGTTGCGATCACAGCAAGTACTTCCTTCTTCGTACCAAAGCCTTTTACTCCATTCCAATGGACTAGAATGGCAACAAGTGAAGAGTTCTTAGACAAACAACGTTTCTTAAACGGTAAAATGAAAGAACAATTAAATTATAGAAGTATTAAATACAACTGGCATGAAGCAGAACTTACGTTATTAGAAGGCGTTTATGCTCGTGGTGATCGTAAGACTGCAAAAGTGCTTTACGATGCTTATAAAAAAGGTTGTCTCTATGATTCATGGAGTGAATATTTCAAATACGATGTATGGATGGAAACATTTGCTGAAAACGGAATCGATCCTTACTTCTACACAAGCAGAGAGAGAAGTTACGATGAAGTACTTCCTTGGGACTTTATCGATGCAGGCGTAACGAAGAAATATCTAATGAACGAATATGAAATGGCCAAATCAGATCAATGTACACCAAACTGCCGTGAAAAATGTACAGGCTGTGGTGCTACGAAATTTGGCGGAGGTGTATGTTATGAAAGCAAGGCTTAAATTTAATAAAGCAGGCAGCATGAAATTCATCGGACATCTTGATATCATGCGCTATTTCCAAAAAGCATTTAGAAGAGCAGGCATTGATGTAGCTTATTCTCAAGGATACAGCCCTCATCAGTTGATCTCTTTTGCAGCGCCTTTAGGTGTTGGACTTACTAGTGATGGTGAATATCTAGATATGCAGCTTAATTCAACACTTCCAGCGGATGAAATGTTACGCTTGATCAACGAACAATTAAATGAAGAAATCCAAGTGACAAGTATCAAGGCTCTTTCAGATGAAAGTAAGAATGCCATGTCTATCGTAGCCGGTGCTGATTATAAAGTTTCAGTAAAAGATGGCTATTATGTATGTGATGACTTCACAGCAAAATTTGCTGAGTTTTTAGCGAATGATAATATCACCATCGTTAAGAAGACAAAGAAGAGTGAAAAAGAAATGGATATCAAGCCATTTATCTATCATCACGCTTTTACGTTAGCAGAATTCAACCAAGAAGTTGGTCGCAACTACGAGATTAGTGTTGCAGATGAATATGAAAATGGTGCTTTTGTATACATGCAGTTAAGTACAGGTTCCGTTGATAATTTAAAACCAGAATTAGTCATGGACGCGTTCTGTCAGTCTATTGGCGTAGAATATAACAAATTTGCTTACCAAGTTCATCGTATGGAACTTTATGCAAATGATGTGACAAAAGAAGAATTAGAACAAGGAAAACGAAACTTAGTACCGTTAGAAGAGTTAGGACACGAACTTATTTAGCGGGCAAGAAGGAGGAAACATGAGCAATAAATTAGTTATCACCAAACAAAAAGATCAAATCATATCCTCCTTGCTTGAAGGAAATGAGCTTGTTCAAGTAAATGCTTCGGAGGCTGTAACCGAAAGCCTCCTTGGCAATATCTATGTTGGTAAAGTAAAAAATATCGTTAAGAATATCAGCGCTGCTTTCGTTGAAATCCAGCCAGATCTCATGTGCTACTATTCTTTAGAAGAAAATAAATCGCCGATTTATGTGAAAGAGAAGAAGAATGATAAATTAGTAATCGGAGATGAGCTCATTGTTCAAGTAACAAAGGAAAATATCAAGACGAAAGCACCGGTGATCAGTTCTAACTTTAGTCTGACTGGAAAATATTCTGTCTTAACTCATGGAAAGACGAATATCGGTATCTCTGGTAAGATCCGTTCGGATGAAACGAGAGAACGACTTAAGAATCTATTATTGCCTTATCAAAATGAGGAGTATGGATTTGTCATTCGTACCAATGCAGCAGACGCACCAGAAGAATATCTGATCAACGAGCTAGAAGGGCTGATCGAGAAATATAAAGAGATCAAGCAGTTTGGGGTTCATAAAACGATCTTTTCTAAGTTGTATGAGAGTCCGGCACCTTATATCTGTGATATCCGAGATGGGGCCGCTAGAAATATCGATGCCATCGTAACCGATGAAGTTGATATTTATGAGAATATGAAAGATTATGTAAGCAGATTCCAAAGGGAAGACTTAGAGAAGCTGGAATTTTATCAAGATCCAATGATCTCTTTGAACAACTTATATGGAATCAGCTCGAAGTTAGAAAAAGCACTTCGTGAGCATGTATGGCTAAAATCAGGCGGATATTTGGTCATCCAGCCGACTGAAGCCTTAACGGTAATCGATGTTAATACAGGAAAGGCCATTGCCGGTAAGAAGAAAGCAGAAGAGACGTTCTTTAAGATCAATAAGGAAGCTGCTGTTGAAATTGCCAAGCAGATGCATCTTCGTAATTTATCCGGTATTATCATCATTGACTTTATCGATATGTTAGATGAAAATAATAAAAATGAATTATTAAAACAATTGCGAGACTTATGTGCTAAAGATCCAATTAAAACGACATTAATTGATATGACGCCATTGAATCTTGTAGAGATTACACGAAAGAAAGTACGTAAGCCATTACACGAACAAATAAAGGGGTAATGTATTATGGTAAAGACAAATGCCATGCGAATGTTGTCGAAAGCAAAAATTGCATTTCGTACCGAAGAGTATGAGGTGGATGAAAGCGATCTATCTGGAGAACATGTTGCAAG carries:
- a CDS encoding spermine/spermidine acetyltransferase, putative, whose translation is MIHLEEVTPDNWQLGLKVSKSQQKFVASDMELLARAYAFRNHRSNAYVIYSDSTPVGMALYYDSEKMNAYFFSQFFIDENFQRNGYGSKAIQLIIEQMKKDGRYHKILLCYLDGNEDALKLYQKFGFTQTGRIDNEIDMELLI
- a CDS encoding tyrosyl-tRNA synthetase — protein: MSTNVYDILLERGFIEQTTHEKEIREALGNEKVTFYIGFDATADSLTAGHFLTIMAMMHMQRAGHRPIALLGGGTTMIGDPTGKSDMRNMLTRETIDHNAQCFKEQLSRFIDFDNDNAIIANNADWLLDLNYVEFLREIGVHFSVNKMLTAECYKQRMERGLTFFEFNYMLMQSYDFWKLNKLYGCTMELGGNDQWSNILGGVDLIRRKEQKPAYGLTFKLLTTSEGIKMGKTMKGALWLNPEKTSPYEFYQYWRNVEDCKVEECLGLLTFLPMDEVRRLGALEGSEINHAKEVLAYEVTKIVHGEEEAKKAQEAAKALFGGNMKTEDMPTTSYTKDQFDAGIDLITLLVDSKMCSSRSDARRTIQQGGVSVNDVKVTEFDKTFTPNDFNADGALLVKKGKKSYHLFKVQ
- a CDS encoding Fe-S oxidoreductase produces the protein MRKLALSDEILLTVEKPARYIGNEVNMVKKDLSNIDIRFCMCFPDVYEIGMSHLGIQILYDMFNRREDTYCERVYSPWTDLDKIMREQNIPLFALESQDPIKEFDFLGITLQYEMCYTNILQVLELSQIPIMTEDRTWDHPIVIGGGPCAYNPEPLAPFFDIFYIGEGETVYDQLLDVYKESRKNGESRTEFLQKAANIEGLYVPIFYDVTYNEDGTIKEFKPNRDDVPAVIKKQVEMHLSETTYPDKPLVPFIKVTQDRVVLEIQRGCIRGCRFCQAGMLYRPNRERRVDFLKDLAYKMLKNTGHEEISLSSLSSSDYSDLQELIYFLIDEFRSKGVNISLPSLRIDAFALDVMSKVQDVKKSSLTFAPEAGSQRLRNVIKKGLTEEQILTGARDAFLGGWNKVKLYFMLGLPTETEEDIEGIATLSDKIAREYYDAIPKENRKGRVAITASTSFFVPKPFTPFQWTRMATSEEFLDKQRFLNGKMKEQLNYRSIKYNWHEAELTLLEGVYARGDRKTAKVLYDAYKKGCLYDSWSEYFKYDVWMETFAENGIDPYFYTSRERSYDEVLPWDFIDAGVTKKYLMNEYEMAKSDQCTPNCREKCTGCGATKFGGGVCYESKA
- a CDS encoding cytoplasmic axial filament protein CafA and ribonuclease G, which gives rise to MSNKLVITKQKDQIISSLLEGNELVQVNASEAVTESLLGNIYVGKVKNIVKNISAAFVEIQPDLMCYYSLEENKSPIYVKEKKNDKLVIGDELIVQVTKENIKTKAPVISSNFSLTGKYSVLTHGKTNIGISGKIRSDETRERLKNLLLPYQNEEYGFVIRTNAADAPEEYLINELEGLIEKYKEIKQFGVHKTIFSKLYESPAPYICDIRDGAARNIDAIVTDEVDIYENMKDYVSRFQREDLEKLEFYQDPMISLNNLYGISSKLEKALREHVWLKSGGYLVIQPTEALTVIDVNTGKAIAGKKKAEETFFKINKEAAVEIAKQMHLRNLSGIIIIDFIDMLDENNKNELLKQLRDLCAKDPIKTTLIDMTPLNLVEITRKKVRKPLHEQIKG